The Thermococcus sp. 4557 genomic sequence CCGCATATGGGGATGAACAACTGGACATATTGGCTCCTATAAAGCGGTGCTCCATGAAGAACCCCTCTTGTCATCAAAGAACAAATCTGATGCCCCTATTTTAACCAAAAGTTTTAAACCTTTGTTATTCGCAGGTAAGGTTTATAAGCCAATGTTAAAAACCAAAGATTAGCTTCCCTTAACTCTGTTCGGACATGTCCACCAACCGCTGGAGGTTGATGATATGGGAGAAGCAAGCAAAATAAGCAGATACCTGTACACGGTGATCGTACTGTTCTTGATATGGCTGGCCATAACCGCCAGCCTGGACGTGCAGGAGCTGGGATTCGGCCTACTGCTGTCGCTCATAGTCGCGGCATTCACCTACGAGATATTCACCACCAACGGCCTGGCGAACCTCCACCCCAAGAGGATAGCCTACATGATAGCGTACATCCCCTACTTCCTGTGGGCCATGATCATGGCCAACCTCGACGTTGCCTACAGGGTCCTCCACCCCAAGAGGCCCATAAAGCCCGGAATAGTGAAGTGCAAGACCGTTCTCAGCAGCGATGTCGGAAAGCTCGCCCTTGCCAACTCGATAACACTGACCCCGGGAACAATAACCCTCGATGTGGACGAAGACGAGTACTTCATCCACTGGATATGGGTTCCGGATGAGGCCCTGACCGAGAGCGAAGAGGAGCACGTTAAGGCCTCCTCCGAGGGAATAACCGTTCCCTTCGAAAAGTTCCTGAAGGTGATCTTCGGATGATAGGGATAAACATCTACCTCGCCCTGATAGCGGTAGCAACGCTGCTCAGCATGTACAGGGTTTTCAGGGGACCGACCACCGTCGACAGGCTCGTTGCTGTTGATATCATGACCACCATCACCGCGGGACTCATGGTGCTCTTCGCACTCTACTACGAGCGCATGATATTCCTCGACGTGGCCCTGGTCTACGCGATACTCGCCTTCGGTGGAGTCATAGCATTCGCGCGCTACATGGAGGGAGGACTATGAACGCTCTGACTGCGATAGGAGAAGCCCTCGTCCTCATAGGAACGTTCTTCTACTTCCTGTCGGCCCTGGGTCTCATCAGGATGCCCGACGTGTACAACAGGATGCAGACTTCAACCAAGAG encodes the following:
- a CDS encoding Na+/H+ antiporter subunit E — encoded protein: MGEASKISRYLYTVIVLFLIWLAITASLDVQELGFGLLLSLIVAAFTYEIFTTNGLANLHPKRIAYMIAYIPYFLWAMIMANLDVAYRVLHPKRPIKPGIVKCKTVLSSDVGKLALANSITLTPGTITLDVDEDEYFIHWIWVPDEALTESEEEHVKASSEGITVPFEKFLKVIFG
- a CDS encoding monovalent cation/H+ antiporter complex subunit F, coding for MIGINIYLALIAVATLLSMYRVFRGPTTVDRLVAVDIMTTITAGLMVLFALYYERMIFLDVALVYAILAFGGVIAFARYMEGGL